A window of the Helicobacter sp. 12S02232-10 genome harbors these coding sequences:
- a CDS encoding valine--tRNA ligase — translation MGTDSKIKSYSPKEIEEEIYQICQERGYFETNGNKDIQKEDKHFAIMMPPPNVTGVLHIGHALTLTLQDILTRFKRMDGYKTLYQPGLDHAGIATQNIVEKQLLSNGIKKEEIGREAFVQKIWEWKEKSGGVIFSQMQRLGISPAWSRSRFTMDEGLKNAVKKAFVTWYEKGLIVQDNYMVNWCTHDGALSDIEVEYEENLGKLYYLKYPIKDTQDFLIVATTRPETYFGDTAVMVHPDDERYQKFIGKKVLLPLLNKEIPVIADSYVDASFGTGCVKVTPAHDVNDYEVGKRHCLDFIVVFDKFGILNEHAQEFKGLERLAAREKIVAKLQNEGFIEKIQDYANQVGKCYRCGNIIEPYISKQWFVKAQVAQGAIEKVNQNLLSFYPTQWKNNYNAWMRDLKDWCISRQLWWGHRIPVWTCECSHTFASEEDSPAKCPKCGSKKLVQDPDVLDTWFSSGLWAFSTLGWGNGNFGEGEKWQKNDLRDFYPNTALITGFDILFFWVARMLLSGESLLGKLPFKDIYLHALVRDENGAKMSKSKGNVIDPLEMIEKYGADALRFTLAMLCVQGRDIKLSSSAIEISKNFANKLFNAVNFLMMYLEQLNGEEALKKGFEDKKKLKDYQTSLGKYAKSRLNATTKEIRNALETYRFNDGANTLYRFLWGEFCDWFIEFGKADKYSIYELGSVLKDALKLLHPYMPFLSEHLWHKLNASSLQDSISIMICSYPDETIQDKDLEMEFEIIKDSIISLRRAKMILDIGNKEIPKAFIELNQNKKIRDEKLLQTFSSKLAKVQNIEITTQKPPKCVTDVSLYCQTHLSLEGLDLTPMLKRLEAQKQKLEKEISKLQAMLSNEKFCQNAPKEVLEETRKNLDELNEKISKVNQELESFNTN, via the coding sequence ATGGGTACAGACTCAAAAATAAAATCCTATAGCCCCAAAGAAATCGAAGAAGAAATTTATCAAATCTGCCAAGAACGGGGTTATTTTGAAACCAACGGGAATAAAGACATTCAAAAAGAAGATAAACACTTCGCCATTATGATGCCCCCTCCCAATGTTACAGGCGTCTTGCATATTGGACACGCACTCACACTCACACTTCAAGATATTCTAACCCGATTCAAACGAATGGATGGGTATAAGACCCTTTATCAACCTGGACTTGATCACGCTGGCATTGCCACTCAAAACATTGTCGAAAAACAGCTTTTATCAAACGGTATCAAAAAAGAAGAAATCGGTAGAGAAGCTTTTGTTCAAAAAATTTGGGAATGGAAAGAAAAAAGTGGAGGAGTGATTTTTTCACAAATGCAACGACTTGGTATCTCGCCGGCTTGGTCACGCTCAAGATTTACAATGGATGAGGGGCTGAAAAATGCCGTCAAAAAAGCATTTGTAACTTGGTATGAAAAAGGACTCATCGTTCAAGATAATTATATGGTCAATTGGTGCACCCACGATGGAGCGCTTTCAGATATTGAAGTTGAATATGAAGAAAATCTCGGCAAGCTCTATTATCTGAAATATCCCATCAAAGATACTCAAGACTTTCTCATAGTTGCTACCACTCGTCCAGAAACTTATTTTGGAGATACTGCAGTTATGGTTCATCCTGATGATGAACGTTATCAAAAATTTATCGGTAAAAAAGTCCTACTCCCGCTTTTAAATAAAGAAATTCCCGTAATTGCCGACTCTTATGTCGATGCGTCTTTTGGCACAGGTTGCGTCAAAGTTACTCCCGCTCACGATGTAAATGATTATGAAGTGGGCAAAAGACATTGTTTAGATTTTATTGTTGTGTTTGACAAATTTGGGATCCTCAATGAACACGCTCAAGAATTCAAAGGACTTGAACGGCTTGCTGCAAGAGAAAAAATCGTCGCAAAACTCCAAAATGAAGGATTCATAGAAAAAATACAAGATTATGCCAACCAAGTAGGCAAATGCTACCGATGCGGGAATATCATCGAACCTTACATCTCAAAACAATGGTTTGTAAAAGCGCAAGTCGCACAAGGAGCCATTGAAAAAGTCAATCAAAATTTGCTCTCTTTTTATCCGACGCAATGGAAAAATAACTACAACGCTTGGATGAGGGATTTGAAAGATTGGTGCATCAGTCGCCAACTATGGTGGGGGCATCGAATCCCTGTTTGGACTTGCGAATGTTCCCATACTTTCGCAAGTGAAGAAGATTCTCCTGCAAAATGCCCAAAATGTGGAAGCAAAAAACTAGTGCAAGATCCTGATGTGCTAGATACTTGGTTTAGCTCAGGTCTTTGGGCTTTTAGTACTTTAGGATGGGGAAATGGAAATTTTGGCGAGGGGGAAAAATGGCAAAAAAATGATTTGAGAGATTTTTATCCCAATACTGCCCTAATCACGGGATTTGATATTTTATTTTTTTGGGTGGCAAGAATGCTTTTAAGCGGGGAATCCTTGCTTGGGAAGCTTCCATTTAAAGACATTTATTTGCACGCACTAGTTCGCGATGAAAACGGCGCAAAAATGAGCAAATCCAAAGGAAATGTGATCGATCCCTTAGAAATGATAGAAAAATACGGGGCGGATGCACTCAGATTTACCCTCGCAATGCTTTGTGTTCAAGGGCGTGATATCAAATTATCTTCTTCAGCGATTGAAATTTCAAAAAATTTTGCTAACAAGCTTTTTAATGCAGTCAATTTTTTAATGATGTATTTAGAGCAATTAAATGGAGAAGAAGCATTAAAAAAAGGTTTTGAAGATAAAAAGAAGCTAAAAGATTATCAAACCTCTCTAGGAAAATATGCTAAATCAAGACTCAATGCTACAACCAAAGAAATCAGAAACGCCCTTGAAACCTACCGATTCAATGATGGAGCAAACACTCTTTATCGATTCTTGTGGGGAGAATTTTGCGATTGGTTCATTGAGTTTGGCAAGGCAGATAAATATTCTATTTATGAACTTGGAAGCGTGCTAAAAGATGCCTTAAAACTTCTCCATCCATATATGCCATTTTTAAGCGAACATCTCTGGCATAAGCTCAATGCCTCCTCTTTGCAAGATTCTATTTCAATTATGATTTGCTCTTATCCTGATGAAACCATTCAAGATAAAGATTTGGAAATGGAATTTGAGATCATCAAGGATTCTATCATCTCACTCAGAAGAGCAAAGATGATTTTAGATATCGGAAATAAAGAAATTCCAAAAGCTTTCATAGAACTCAATCAGAATAAAAAAATCCGAGATGAAAAACTTTTGCAAACTTTCAGCTCCAAGCTTGCTAAAGTTCAAAATATAGAAATCACAACCCAAAAACCACCAAAATGCGTCACAGATGTGAGTCTTTATTGCCAAACCCATCTTAGTCTTGAAGGACTTGATCTCACGCCTATGCTAAAACGCTTGGAAGCTCAAAAACAAAAATTGGAAAAAGAAATTTCTAAATTGCAGGCTATGCTTAGCAATGAAAAGTTCTGCCAAAATGCTCCTAAAGAAGTATTGGAAGAAACAAGAAAAAATTTAGATGAACTCAACGAAAAAATATCAAAAGTCAATCAAGAACTAGAGTCTTTTAATACGAACTAA
- the fliW gene encoding flagellar assembly protein FliW, producing the protein MLYDLKAPILGFENVLQVHLEKIDEMFSKMSSPDGGLNMALVNPYVLREYSFTVPKYVELLLELDKDSKVEVYCVVILQKDLQDSMVNFLAPLIFNPQNHTAAQIALSMMDYPDFGFRDTLKSFIKQEVGA; encoded by the coding sequence ATGCTATATGATTTAAAAGCGCCTATTTTGGGTTTTGAAAATGTTTTGCAGGTACATCTTGAAAAAATTGATGAAATGTTCAGTAAAATGAGTAGTCCTGATGGGGGGTTGAATATGGCGCTGGTAAATCCTTATGTGTTGAGGGAATATTCTTTTACCGTTCCTAAATATGTCGAATTGCTTTTAGAGTTGGATAAAGATTCTAAAGTAGAGGTTTATTGTGTGGTTATTTTGCAAAAAGATTTACAAGATTCGATGGTGAATTTTTTAGCTCCTTTGATTTTTAATCCTCAAAACCATACTGCTGCTCAAATTGCTCTTTCGATGATGGATTATCCTGATTTTGGTTTTAGAGATACGTTGAAGTCTTTTATCAAGCAAGAAGTGGGTGCATAG